The Girardinichthys multiradiatus isolate DD_20200921_A chromosome 7, DD_fGirMul_XY1, whole genome shotgun sequence region aactactggtgattctaaatcagcttaactatgcctcatcctgcccagacttctaaatgcacttatccgatttaataaaaaaaactgctttgacgttgatttcttcccTCCACCGGTTGACGATGAGTCAgatctgaagaaaaacgaggggGGGGGATCACgtgtccgtgatcaactcaaaagaaaaaaggtaaacttctcatccgtccaagatgggaaaatatgaagaaccgtttagtcgactgaatcaacaaagaGGAAATtaatctccttggaaataaaacttctgTGGGTTTGTCACATGCGCCGgagtgtcggcgtggtcttcgatcagtatatgaatcttctgaccttcttgtatcacacagatttccagctttcaagctcttctgggaatggccaTGTGGAGAAAAGGTTCGCCTGCGaatctttgtctctccagatatgcacctCTGTTGCGTCatcccgtgagacacgctggaaatggcaatgaaACTTTATTTCCGCGGGTTTTATAATCtccggtgacgtcagagctgcgacgtctgttgagctgtgcaTGTCGAACTGCCCAATCAAAATTGATGACTCCAACACATGTATACTTATTTAGGTTTCTATTTTTTCTTGATACAAAAAATTTATCAAATGTTCTTAGAGTTTATTAAGGTAGAATGGGAGCTATATCACTTTTCTGTTCCTCTGTGTCTTTTAACTTTACTCCTAGCCACTAATAGGACAACTGGTTCaaatgctgttttttccacTCTTCTCTCTCAACTATTATACTGTGTCTTTTTATGACGTAGTGCACTGAGGTTAATATTTGAAGCAATCGTTTACTTTTCCTAGATAAGCAGTTTTAATCATTTAGCATTGTATGATCAACCTAATTGCCTTTATAAAATTATAACAGGGCCCATGCACACTTGTTACTTTTTGCCTTGTGCATCCTATTTCTTTCAAGTTCGTTACTGTCCCTGtttgtataataattattttgtcaTGAAGTTCAGGATGACTGTGTGTACTGAGCCTGACTGTTTGTCAGTGGCTGTTGCCGTCATTTCTGTGAACCCAAACTTTATTTCTAGGTCAATCTCACGGTCCATTCCAAGTGTGGTGTCAAGGGACTGAACAACAAAGGAGCCAATTTCTTCTACTTTTGGCTCATCCACATACATGAGATCGTTTTTCTTTGTGCGATAAAATGCAAGAGTTATCTGTGTTTGGTCTCTTTCTAAAGGATTCACTAACTGCTTTCTGGTTTCATTCCAACCAATATCCTCATCAATTTCAACCACTTTTCCAAAAATATCCATACACCAGTCTCCATCTTTGTTCGTGTATTTCTTGTCTGCCCTGTGAATTGACTCATTAAACCAATCTGAGAGACCTACTCCATAAGTATAGTCGCTTTTTCTTGATACCACTATACCTTGGTTTCTTCCAAACTCTACAGCTCCTTTCATAATTGCTTCTTGGGGCCTAAATGGACACAGAACTTTGCAGATATTATTATACTCTTCAGTAATGTGTCTCTGTAGAATCTGACTTTCAGCAAAACCTCCCACTAACAGAATGTACTTAATGTTGAGTCTTTTGCTCAAGATTCCTCTGAGACTCCGGGTGATGCTCCACAGACTGTCTTCAAAGAAAGATCTCAGTGTCTGCTTTGTTATTTTGATTGATCCCTCATTCCAAGATGCTCCTTGCACTCGTTTAAAGTACTCttcaatgttctgttttttctgaGCCATCATTCCTAGGTTTAGTGGACAGGTGATTTCTACATCATcatcatgttttttaaaaagtgtgaaGTCATACATAATTTTTCGAACCTCACTGGGATAGTTTTCTTCATATTCATCCCAGAGTTCAGCAGAAAATGTGTCTCTGAGGAattctttaaattttctgtCCACAGTTTGTCCACCTAGATTGTTCCCAGAGGCCTtgtgcagctccttcagaaCACCTCCTTCAAGGACTTCATGAACAGTGATGTCAATGGTTCCTCctgaaacacagaaatggttgtTAAAAACTGACTGCTCCGCTGTAAACAGtttcactttttcacactttcAAGTTCTCTTTCTTAATTAATAGTAACCAACAAATAATTaatattcagaatcagaatcagaatcagaatcagaaaagctttattgccaagtacgtttttggacatacaaggaatttgttttggcgtagtcggtgaaatacagtacaaattaaacagtacaaacatatctacaatataatataaatataagtgcacagttttaagtgagtgagagtaaatatagagcagtataagatgcaagagcaaaacaacagtgcaggtgatcattgtgcaagtaaagcagtgcaagtaagcaggagtccaagctgagcgttaatgtaacgcatagagttacaggttacaggtgtcctgtcagcaaaaaaagggggggtgtgggggaaagggggaatgtcagggtggtttccgggctttgttaaccaggctggtggcagatgggaaaaaactgttcttgtggcgtgaggttttgttccggatggaccgcagcctcctgccagaggggagagtctcaaagagtctgtgaccggggtgggagggatcagccagaatcttccctgcccgcttcagggtcctggaggtgtacagttcctggagcgacagtagactgcagccaatcaccttctcagcagaccgaatgacacgctgcagcctgcccttatcctttcATTCATGACTCAAACATTCAAATGTTTGAGTCATGTATTCTTACGAGCACACTTACATATTACTCATACTCAAGTATAGATGCATACCAAAACTGagttttcttttgtattcagttataaacctttgaaaaaaaaagacgaTTGCAAATTTTCTTTTCCATAATTCTTCAAATTTTAGTTATGTGTTTgagtaaaaaataatattctttgttttattctatGAACTaaggatggagggacggatggaaggaatGACATAAAAATTTGGGAAAGAATCCTGATTTCTAACTACAGCTTTTGTGTCATGTGGCATGCTCTCAAACAGTCTTTCAGTTGGGTAGCCCTTTAAATGGTACTGAAGTGTTGTTGTTGAAATTCATAAGACACTGAAATGGAATAGTGGTCATTGAATATTTTCATCGTTATACAGGGCAGGAGATGGTTTGGAAATTTCTAAGTCTTGAATATAAACAAATTGTGTTAGACTCAATTACAGTTTCCATAATATTTGAGACAAAGACCACTTTTTCTCCCCTCCTAGAACTGCCACCGTAACGTGGTGGAGcagtttgagtgctcaaatgatcctagaggctatgttgtctggggcttaaatgcccctggtagggtctctcatggcaaacaggctctaggtcagacaaagagcggttagagacaccctcatgaggaccacacaatcaaggcacgtgacgttgcccagTACGGCAGAGCAAggatcccaccctggagccaggcctggggtcgggtgAGTTTGCTTGTtgacccccagctcagccatttcgtgttggggtttaccccagtggatgagagggtcgcatccctgcgccttcggctTGGgtacaggtctctgactgtcgtttcggcctacgggacGAGTGGTAGTACGGAGtccccggccttcttggtgtccctgtcgggggtgccgGATAGTGCCCCTCCGGGGACTCCATTCCtgtgctgggggacttcaacgcccacgtgggaaatgacagtgacacctggagaggtgggatcaggaggaatggcctccccaatctgaatccgagtagtgtttcgttattggacttctgtgctagtcatggattgtccataatgaactcCATGTTCAAGcatgtgttcatcagtgcacttggtacCAGGACACAAAGAGttcggccgatagtcgaacctcggcttcaggaggagcagttttcgtcccggccgtggaacactggaccacctCTCGagtcatgggagtttgcccaaccggtcaacatgtgttttgtggacctggagagggcattcaactgtgtccatcgtggtgccctgtggggggtgctccaggagtatggaattgggggccctttattaggggccatctggtctctgaacaagcggagcaggagtttggtccttattgccggcactaagtcggacagGACTTTCTAGGTGCAGCTAAGGGCCAgagaggggtctggtttggggaccagttgATTTCgtctcttttttttgcagatgttgtggtcctacagcatgcactgtggcggttcgcagccgagtgtgaagcggctgggatgaagatcagctcctccaagtccgaggccatggttctcgaccggaaaagggtggcttatcCTCTTTagattggaggggagttcctgcctcaagtggaggagttcaagtatctcggggtcttgttcacgaatgagggaagaatggagcgggagattgacagacggatcggtgagGCTGCCACAGTAACGGGGGCACTGTGGCGGTCCGTTCTGGTgtagagagagctgagccgaaaaccGAAGCTCTTCATTTACCGtgcctaccttcacctatggccatgaactttgcaTCATGgttgaaagaacgagatcccggatccaagcggctgaaatgagcttcctccgtagggtggccgggcactcccttagagataggatgaggagctttgccatctgggaggggcttggagtagagccgctgctcctccacattgagaggagccagttgaggtggctaaGGCATCTAtatcagatgcctcctggatgccttcctcaggaggtgttccaggcatgtcccaccgggaggaggcccaggacacgctggagggactatgtctctcggctggcctgggaacgccttgggctccccccggaggagctggaggaggtgtctggggagagggatgtctgggtgtctgctgagtctgctgcccccgcgacccgatcccggatgaagcggataCGAGTACGAGACCACTTTTTCTGTATTATGCCTCTAAGACCATTTTCTTGTTAGTTAAAAGAATGAAGTTCACTCTGTCCCCCTCAGGGTGATTCGGATGAGAAAAAGTACATCAGCATTGccacagtttgtttttattgttttatttgatttttcatAATGAAAATCGTCCTACCATCTGGAAATGAAATTTCCATGTTCTGTTTGTTCCCACAGATGATCAAGTAATTGTTAGCTGGATTAATCACACAGCAAATAATGGCATACgtttcagtttcactttctCAGTCCCACATCCTGCAGGTGGGCAAATTATAATGTGAAATTAAGtaatatttgattatttatgcaacatttaTGTTGTATTTGATTTGTTTCTGCAAGAGTGTTGCTCACGTGCAGTATAAATGCTGATGCATGAGCTGCAGCAGTGGTGTGGCAGGATTTTTTAACATGTCCCAAAAACCATAGTTATGTGGTGATCACATTGTTTGTGCTTCAAGGGCAAGgagcttttttcttttgcaatgtGTCTGTTAAAATGAAATGATGATACACAATATGGGTACAGGTATAGAAATGTGGATacaactattaaaaataaactcgGTAATTTGTTAATGTATTTATGTACCCATACACCAAAGATTGTATGATATTTCCATCATccctgaaaaaaattgttatatTAGAATAAAACCATGCTTActggaaaaagaagagaagCAGAAGGACTTTTTGTTTCATGGTAAAAATAAATGGCAATTTGTTTCATGAGAGTAAAATTATTTCCCCAAAAAACTTGACTAGAAGAACTATGATTAGCAAATTCAGTGATTTGTTCTAACCACCAAAACAGTTTACATTTTGTGAGTTTTCTTCCAGAACAAATACCTACAAATAATAAAGTTACTGCAGCAACACTTTAACTAATTCTTATAAAATCCTCATATTCATTTGAAACAGCCACTGTTGAAAATTTCATACCTCCACAATCAACAATGATGTACCGAGTTCCTGGAGATCTGTcaagtttgttttctgttcgTGTGTCTGCCACGAAACCCTCAGATGGTAGTTTTTTACAATAGACTGAAGCTGCTTCTGGTTCCAGAGCAAACACCAGATTGTTTTCTGTTCCATCTG contains the following coding sequences:
- the LOC124870886 gene encoding heat shock 70 kDa protein 12A-like is translated as MEESYIIAIDFGTTYSGYAFSLTSREEDVDPHVKFWGEEVGLETSKTPTCILFDEHQQFVSFGYEARQTYLKKNGRDSRAKFFFDCFKMSLYDKKITTDLTIKAANGKEMKALKVFTEALRFLKDDALKTIEQNTEGRTFTASDFTWVLTVPAIWDHSAKQFMREAATQAGIMTDGTENNLVFALEPEAASVYCKKLPSEGFVADTRTENKLDRSPGTRYIIVDCGGGTIDITVHEVLEGGVLKELHKASGNNLGGQTVDRKFKEFLRDTFSAELWDEYEENYPSEVRKIMYDFTLFKKHDDDVEITCPLNLGMMAQKKQNIEEYFKRVQGASWNEGSIKITKQTLRSFFEDSLWSITRSLRGILSKRLNIKYILLVGGFAESQILQRHITEEYNNICKVLCPFRPQEAIMKGAVEFGRNQGIVVSRKSDYTYGVGLSDWFNESIHRADKKYTNKDGDWCMDIFGKVVEIDEDIGWNETRKQLVNPLERDQTQITLAFYRTKKNDLMYVDEPKVEEIGSFVVQSLDTTLGMDREIDLEIKFGFTEMTATATDKQSGSVHTVILNFMTK